In Patescibacteria group bacterium, the sequence CATCTGAAAAAACAGGGCGCAAGAAAGGCACATTCAGAAAAACATCATTCACGAGGTCGGCTAAATTACCGACCCTGCCCTCCAAAAGTTTCAATGTAAACCTAAGATCATCGATACGATCTTCTAGGTGACGCGCCATAGGATTAAGCTTGATGACAGGAAGCTCTACTTGAGCGATACTAAGCCCTCGTCTGCCGACAGATGTCTGCGATTCGGCTCGAAAGATATTCCATGTCAAAAGTGGAGCAAGCAAGTCCGTATCCTTATAAACCTTCATTGCAAGAATTGCCCGCAAAACGCCGGATGGATCACCCAAAAAATCAGGCCTTACTGCAAACATACCAGCGAGCAAGTTAGTAAAAACTCCAAAAATATGCTGATCGCATCTGCTCATTGCATAGCTGATAAAAACGTCAACCATCAGTGCCTTGCGAACCGCTTCATTATCCGCTAAATATCCTTCGAGCGATTTCCTGTGATCAATATGCAGAATTTGCGGAGTTCCAAGAATAAGGTTGTTTGGCAAAGCCCGTGCCTTGTCTACAAACTCTATAAAATGCCTTGTGCTATATCTTAACATAGCTGTATTGAAAACAACTACCTCAATATCATGTTCGAAAATAACTTGAGACAAGAGCCCAAAAGCTCTACACATAAGCTTATCCTTATGTTTAAAGGGTACCTTTATATTAAAAAAACCAGAATGAAAAGCGAGGTCAGCCATCTCATCATCTTCTTCGGAAAATGAGATCGCGGTTAGCGCATTCTTATATCGTGCTACAATGGCACGATGATACTCGCTAACTCGGGCTGTACTTGCCTCGGTTGGAAAAAACAGGAAAGCCGGTCTTTTTGACATCAAATCCTCCACGGTTTGAGTTGTAATGAACATTAACCTAAAATTTAACATACTTTTCACCATTTGTCAAATACCCAAAGTAAGATATAATATAAAATTAGAGGAAATTATAATTAATATAAAATATATGAATTTTGAAGAATACCAACAAAAGTCAAGGAAGACCGCTATTTATCCTAATTTAGGGAATAACCACATCTATCCTACGCTTGGTCTGATGGGTGAAGCAGGAGAAATTGCAGAAAAAGTTAAAAAAATAATGCGCGACGATAGTGGCGTAATAAGTGAAGAAAAAAAAGATCTTCTTTCAAAAGAACTGGGCGACGTTTTATGGTATTTATCTCAACTCGCAACAGAATTT encodes:
- a CDS encoding nucleoside triphosphate pyrophosphohydrolase family protein → MNFEEYQQKSRKTAIYPNLGNNHIYPTLGLMGEAGEIAEKVKKIMRDDSGVISEEKKDLLSKELGDVLWYLSQLATEFGLKLDDIAEQNIEKLYSRMERNQLHGSGDNR